The following coding sequences are from one Leptolyngbya sp. NIES-3755 window:
- a CDS encoding light-independent protochlorophyllide reductase subunit B (similar to AA sequence:cyanobase_aa:LBDG_53570), with protein sequence MKLAYWMYAGPAHIGTLRIASSFKNVHAIMHAPLGDDYFNVMRSMLERERDYTPVTTSVVDRHVLARGSQEKVVDNITRKDGEEHPDLIVLTPTCTSSILQEDLQNFVERAQIEAQCDVMLADVNHYRVNELQAADRTLQQIVQFYIAKARKKGDLVTEKTEKPSVNIFGLTTLGFHHNHDATELKKFMADLGIEVNAIVPQGASVHELKTLPRAWFNLVPYRETGMLAAEYLQQEFGMPYVDITPMGIVETARCIRKIQQVINAQGADVNYESLIDQQTRYVSQAAWFSRSIDCQNLTGKKAVVFGDSTHAAAITKILSREMGIHVLLAGTYCKYDAEWFRNQVSEYCDDVLISEDHGQIADAIARLEPAAIFGTQMERHVGKRLDIPCGVIAAPIHIQNFPVGYKPFVGYEGSNQIVDLIYNSFTLGMEDHLLEIFGGHDTKEVITKSVSAESDLGWSKDGLAELNRIPGFVRGKVKRNTEKFARDRNITQITAEVLYAAKEAVGA encoded by the coding sequence ATGAAATTAGCTTACTGGATGTATGCAGGACCCGCACACATTGGCACACTCCGCATTGCCAGTTCTTTTAAGAATGTTCACGCGATTATGCACGCTCCCTTGGGCGATGACTATTTCAATGTCATGCGATCAATGTTAGAGCGAGAACGAGACTATACTCCGGTCACAACCAGCGTCGTCGATCGTCATGTTCTCGCTCGTGGTTCGCAAGAAAAAGTGGTCGATAACATCACGCGCAAAGATGGCGAAGAACATCCTGATTTGATCGTTCTGACTCCGACTTGTACATCGAGCATTTTGCAGGAAGATTTGCAGAATTTTGTGGAGCGGGCGCAGATTGAAGCTCAGTGTGATGTCATGTTGGCGGATGTGAATCACTATCGTGTGAATGAGCTACAAGCTGCCGATCGAACATTGCAACAGATTGTACAGTTCTACATCGCAAAAGCTCGGAAGAAAGGCGATTTAGTGACGGAAAAGACTGAGAAGCCTTCGGTGAACATTTTTGGACTGACGACACTTGGATTTCATCACAATCATGATGCGACTGAACTGAAGAAGTTCATGGCTGATTTGGGGATTGAAGTGAATGCGATCGTGCCTCAGGGTGCAAGTGTGCATGAGCTTAAAACCTTGCCTCGCGCTTGGTTTAACTTAGTTCCGTATCGTGAGACGGGAATGCTTGCAGCGGAATATTTGCAGCAAGAATTTGGAATGCCGTATGTAGACATTACGCCAATGGGCATTGTTGAAACAGCACGTTGTATTCGCAAAATTCAGCAAGTGATCAATGCTCAAGGTGCGGATGTGAACTATGAATCATTGATTGATCAGCAAACGCGATATGTGTCGCAGGCAGCTTGGTTTTCTCGATCGATTGATTGCCAAAACCTGACCGGCAAAAAAGCAGTCGTCTTCGGAGATAGCACTCACGCGGCAGCTATTACCAAGATTCTCTCGCGTGAAATGGGGATTCATGTGTTGCTGGCAGGAACCTATTGTAAGTACGATGCAGAATGGTTTAGAAATCAAGTGAGCGAGTACTGTGATGATGTTTTGATCAGTGAAGATCATGGACAAATTGCAGATGCGATCGCCCGTCTTGAACCTGCTGCAATTTTTGGCACTCAGATGGAACGCCACGTCGGAAAACGATTGGATATTCCCTGCGGTGTGATCGCGGCTCCGATTCACATTCAGAACTTCCCAGTCGGATATAAACCATTCGTAGGCTATGAAGGCAGTAATCAGATTGTCGATTTGATCTACAACTCGTTCACACTCGGAATGGAAGATCACTTGCTCGAAATCTTTGGCGGTCACGATACGAAAGAAGTCATTACCAAATCGGTTTCGGCAGAGTCGGATCTGGGTTGGAGCAAGGATGGATTGGCGGAACTGAATCGGATTCCGGGATTTGTGCGGGGTAAAGTGAAGCGGAATACTGAGAAATTTGCCCGCGATCGCAATATCACTCAAATCACGGCTGAAGTGCTCTACGCTGCAAAAGAAGCGGTTGGCGCATAA